The genomic stretch taaattggtaggtcacattcatgaaagggaagaggattgtagttacgacgtaaggaacatatccgatatcatttgtaaaacagttattccataacggtcaaccaactcgtgatggtaaAATTTACGACGGGATgaattcaacttcaccatttggactCTCagggtttaatagcttccttgtaagcagcaaccctctattacgaaaattatgataggaaatgcaagcacgggaatatcgtatcaattgggagatatataccacgtatgcaggtgctgctggaatgttgctacttaaaaatggaaagttcacaatttgaaagctgatatcatctcttttgtcgtaaagttttgttttcaacagaccCGCATTGTCAATTCCTAGATGTAAGTCAGAACCTGCATACGGAGCATATATCTCCCGGTTGATAAACTAttcaagaaataataataaagaacGCTATCATGATGTGAATACTGATTGACTATTTAGGTAACACGGATATTATAACACTGTTAAATCCACCATCCAAACCTCtttttgtcaattatttaatTACGAAATTTGacttttctctaaattttgaccATATTAGAGCCGTTTtatgtgccaagtcaggaatttaacagttgttgtccattcgtttgatatgttttatcttttgattttgccatttaataagagGCTTTccgtttcctcggagttcagtttttttatgattttacttttcactattAACCATTGGATGGGCACTTGACACTATTCTCGGATTTTTGTGGATAATATTAAAAGTATTTAACTAAAGGTTTAACAACTATTGTAGActgttgttttacctttttgtcaTCGTGTCTTTTTTGTTCTCTTCGATTTTTCTTATTGATAATTTCTGTTAATTTTCTTAGACTATAGTCTATGTTAGGATAACCTTATCAAGTATGATTGAAACAGAATATTTTCTTTAGTTAGATTTATAAAACATTGAGTGCATTTAAATAACGCAAAAACTCTGTCTAATTGTAGAAATAATTTTAGATCATTGTCCTGTTTTACTAAATATATCCATTGTATCCTTACACATTTAGCATCAATAGAAAAGACACATATAATTCATATTAGTTTTAATAGCTTGTTTTTAGTAATTATGTTTACAATACCCACTCATTATTCTACGATAAAACGATAACAGCGGATGCGTTATAGTATCTAAATGCTAAAGTAAAATATTAATAGTTGGACATaatgattttatgtttaaatttcgCTTTATAATTAACTGTTACGTAGTTTATACATATAGATATATTAAAACATTGTTCTTTTAAGGAACAAAAttagaaataattcaaatatttgaaTATGTTTTGGTTAACCAATgacattatttgtatttaataCAAGTATTGCCATACAATCATTAAAGTTTGATATTAGTAATAAAATAGGGTGTAATTATAGGTTTTTGAATTGTATTTAACAATGTATCAACGTAATAAgaatctttaattatttatttttctgaaattacaTATTTGAACGCTTCTTTGTGTTTATGAACTATTATCTACATACATTGAAATTACAATATTCTATAGGATATAAAGGTTAATTTGTCGATGGATGTTCATGCTCTTATGTTAAAATCCAGAACGCAGAATTACATAAACTTTTCTTAGATACGAAGATTAAGATTTTATACGTCAGACacgcgtgtcgtctacaaaaagactcatcagtgacgatcagtaattaaatttaaaacaatttaaataaagtacTTATTAAAAGAGCACCGATGACTCCTAATTTCAATCAAGGTTTATCAAAAACAGTTAAGATAATCCATTCCTAAGACATTTTGTGGGAGGTATACATGCATTTCAAACtggtataaaaagtaaaatcacaaaaatactgaacttagaggaagatcaattgggaaagtccataatcacatggcaaaatcaaataacaaaacgcatcaaaaacgaatgaacaagaacttTATTTTCTGAAATTACATATTTGAACGCTTCTTTTTGATTATAAACTATTATCTATATACATTGAAATTACAATATTCTATAGGATATAAAGGTTAATTTGTCGAAGGATGTTCATGCTCTTATGTTAAAATCCAGAACGCAGAATGCAATAAatttttgctgtgcatgtaccGATTTATTATAGTCATAGATGAATACCCCAAATCCTTTGGTTCTATATTTCTCGAAGGATTTATATATTTCTGGTCCATATAAAAATATTCTACGTCAACTATAGTATATGAAAAAAACAGTCCTAGTCAACAGTTAGTACCGATAACAATCTTTGAGAAATAATCatgaaattaacaatttataatcTAAAAGATTCATTTTTTattcccaaaaatgaaaataacgtagCGCCACTTGATGAAGTTTTAGTGATTTTTTAACGTTGATAcccaatcaaaacattttttgttgtacGCTTTTCCAAAATATTGTCACTAAAACGCAAGAACctgaaacagatttttttttctatttggaaacaaaaatcaaatcttacaatttaaaaaatatgaataatatctCGAGACTGAATATATTAAGTATGTTTTGACTGTAAAGATTGTTGTCTGCAATTTTATTGCAGTGAAGCAATTGTACGACCTGTAAATATGCAGATTGTGTCTaggttttttattttaatattttcaacagAGACTTGATTAACATGGCGTTTGTGGTGTGTGCTATAGAAGACATACATTCTGTCGATACATCATGCTATCTTCATAATAATTTAAgtacacaaaatattttaaaatgacgtcttcaaaattatttatattgttaACTATTCACACGAGAGAgagagaggttaagcgctataaaagccggttcaatccaccattttctatattcgAAAATGCTtctatcaagtcaggaatatgacagttgttgtccattcgtttgaagtgttttatttttttattttgccatttgattggggactttccgttttgaattttccttggagttcattTGACTTTTTACCCCTGTATTAATTTCGCTCATAGGGTATATACCGGGAGGATTATAAGTTCTATTGGTCTAGGAATGCTCAAATCACCACCAACATCGAGTGACATATTGTGTTTTCGTCTATCATTGCAATTTAGTTGAGGTTTCCGATTAACAACTGCTTAATGACGATTTTCTCTTATCGTATCTTAAACCAAGTTTTCTGCAATCGGTGCTGACCTGTACATCATCTTGACGCAAACGATGAACCAATTCAAATAAGTAACTATTTAATTGCGTATTACAttgtaataattacattagatgtatgtttcattacaatacgttattctgattggctaactagcaatctcgtgatattccttaatcacttgtatcactcaataaaacttctcattcatgatgacacgagtgcacaggtaaatgaaataaaaacttgataaaaggcgtgttttcatgatcctataggtaaaaatgtaattataagtattgaatgcctTTTTtggtaactttatagggttgtaaaagcgttgaccgtgcgcacattttaagtatgaagcgcttccgcgcttcatacaaaatgtacttcggtcaacgcttttacaccccaataaatttacaaaaaaaggcattcaattcttaaatagtCACTGTAAGTTATCGATGCAAACCCACTACACCAATCAACATTTGAGTATAAAGAACTCGTTGCTCTCACAGTGATATATATGGATTCTTTAATCATATTAAGCATAGCTCTAGTCCATCTGATATTCCTTTGTTGTTATTATAGGATTATTTTATGCATATATCATTGCTCTCTTTGGTATTTCTTTAATTAAATCAATTCCATGAACCATTCGTTTTTAGATTTTACTATGTACATGACTTCCAGTTAATAAGAAATGAACAATAAATATGTCgcagttttgaatttttcatcaCGCAGTTGTTTGTTTATGACTTTCCTTGTTGACCGTTGCCATGTAATTTTCGCATCATTGCCTTGTTCCTGGTATATAGTATTGTAACTGCAAAATCATGCAAAATATTGAATGGAATTAATAAAAACTAATGTTACTAAGTTCAAATTTATTGATATCTTATATAGCAGAACTTTTCTGTTGATACACTACTTGAATCATAAAGAAAACCGTATCTCTTAAGAAATGTTTTCACATAAAACTATACAAATACACTTTCTTTGAAATGTTCGGATTTTCGTGCTATCCTTCTTCTTATTTGAGTTGGCCTTGCAATTGTTTTATTAAAGCACCACATATGAGTTTAATGTAGATGAAACGTGCATTTGGCGTACATAGTTATAAATCTTgcatctttgatgagtttttaaaattcaaattttatggtttaattttgaatttcataAGCTAACTAAGCAAGGCtgtaataaatttcaatttacttttcttcaattttattttgtttactattcaggtttatattcaaatgtacattatatattaaaatttcacaTATTGGAATTTAGATATCaggaaaatgagaaaaaaattaccTCTAATCTACGATactggccttgcggtcataaaactttcgagtcagttttccGTACTCGTattcgaaaatcaaccaatcaaaatgctggatttcatgtttcgagcatgatttttgtgctccaagcactgagcaaagttttatgacttcaacgcCTGGTCTACTGATAGATGGCCTACTGGCCTACTACTTTTGAAGACAAAAACCAGATTATTGTTTTGAAAACTTAATTTTACAGTCGGAACGACTTAAATACACTGTATAGTCTGTCATTTTGAGGTTTTTATCGGATGCTATTTCATGGTGATTTTGCCCGCATCTTCTTGAATAATTTGGTATGTTGAATAGTTTAAGTTCTTCTTCCAAACAGCTGTTATCGTGGTCATGTAGGTCAGTTGCTCGACCTGCTGAACACTATGATGAAGTACTGGTCGATGAGTCGATGTCAGGAAGCATTATCAGGACCAAATTCATGAGACTGTGAAATGGGGGCTCATTATCCAACACTACGAATACAGGTTTACGGATGTCAGTCGGCATAACATTACTCTCCCATCAATTTGAGGTTTGGAGTGAATACTAACTCGGGCATTTACACTCATCGAATTTAAAACTTAACTGCGTTAAAATGGACTGGATTCTTAGaataacaaaaacatatgaaCACAGATTATAGGAAAAGATGTAAAACAAGATAATGCATGGTGCTAGATATCAAGAAATCATAACTTGTAGTTTAAATTAAGTACAACAAATTTATGATAGatattgtcaaaaaatttaaaacaacacgtataataatttcatgcgcccgaagagcttttctggatttaccttcaacGCTCAatgccaaacatttgaaatccgaaggatgtataagtaccgaaacagttgaagagctatttGATCAAAATACCTgaaaaaaatagccaaattcatctaaggtcaaTTTTGCCCGAGGAGTTGAATCCGTAGtttctttatgattttaaaatgtataaacggacaatttcagaaaagtttttgttataaatcatatgTCTTCTTAATTGTAGCTGCTAGTTGGTCATATAGCtcctaaaataaaatgcatgtatttctGTATCCTTTGCTTATCAAATGTTTGAGTTTAAGCTTTACAGGTGAATGTTAATCCAATAAATCGCTTCTAAAGCACAAAAATTAATTAAGTGTTAATTTCATTTATCCAAACATTTTGAATGCGTCAAACCATCCACCTTTCACCAAATTGAATAGACGTggtgtttcaaaataacaaaataaaaaggcATTTTGATCATCATCTACAACATTTTCAATTAATAGTGATCGGAACATTTTGTTGTAAAGATGGTACAATTCTAATACAGCTGATTTATATCCACCAAAGAACCCTCCAGGAAAAGCTGGGTCAATACTTTCTTTATGTATTCTAATCccatactttttataaatttccgtGTCGTGTAGTTGAATGAACGTTACTGTTTTGTTCAAGGCAAGAAGTCTTAATGGTGTCAATCCTTGAACATTACGAAATATGTTTGCATCGCCATGACCATAACCGCCATCTATCCAAAAGAAATGGGAGGAGTTGAATATGTTAACCTCCATTGCCTCCTTTAAGAAGGACAGCTTATTATTCATGAGAATGATATAGTCTACCGAAAACCCTTCTGGGTTTTGTAGCATggtattattttctttaaactcATCTGTTTCCATTATGTTGTATATGATGTGTCTGTATCTTTCGAACTCAATTTTAGAAAATCGTTTCACAATAAACACAACATTTGAATGCAACAGATGTCCATATTCTTTTCTTATAAATTTTTCTGTAGATTTTTCACAAAAGACAACAAGTTTTGCATTCAGTTTCAAGATATGCAAAAAGTACTGGATATATGTCAGAAATGATCTTTTCCAATTGTTCCAGTTGCCTCTGCCAATGTCATAAATAGCTGTTACCAGTGTGGCAGAATTGTCATTATATCTTGTATCTAAAATCATAAGGAAAATCTAAAAAGttaaagaccttaataataaatCAACATGTTTGATGTAGTTTACTATTTGATGTGATGAATTTTTTGTTTACTACATTTAcgtatattttgtcttttcagataTATGAATTTTGTAATtatcttaaatttatgagtttCATCTTATCGTTGTGAAtgtaataatgatttttttactgttgaaaaactatatgaatttgCTAGTTTTGCCATTATGTTCGCAACAAACTCGCGGAAAATGAGATAATCAAAAAACGATAttctaaaaagaaatttaaaatgatAGGACTGTATATGTAGATTAAATTTAATgaagttgtttgtcttttgatcgctttttgtttttcaaattgcattgtcattttatttccAGATAATGACTGTGCATGTCCCTTTCGTATCTTTACctatcttttaaatacatttttatttagaacaataacaataaaagagAGAATGGTATCAATATTTTAAGTGTAACATACCCTTCATCAATGTTcattaaagatatttaaaaatatatagaacAAAGGATAACAGATAAGGAATCACATCATGCACATATTCAATTTATCACTATCAAACGAATGACAAAGTTTGCAGTCTAAACATTAATAGATGGCGTGAACAGCTTGCGATACAAAGCAGGAAGTACAATAAGAGcctttatcgctattttgtgcatttttcctttgatctttttttgtgataatttttcatatcaagctactggcttgagatggaaaattatcgctaaaaactaaggaggcacgtggcgttgctaatgaaattaacatgaaattgacaacgtcgtcataggtaaaatagcggtaaacagattatcattggtcaacTCAACTCGATTGcgtttctcgctttcgccgtcccggctcaagcgaaaaaagcaatctcgttgagatgaacaacgataatatataattattataactccgaaattacaaatgttttaGACTTccaaattaatgtttattttatagataGTTGAATTGAATAGGTCAACTAACAGAACGAACCAAACGACTCCGGATATGCAACACAGAGTCTGTGATACAGCACAtgcaaataaaaatgttctaccAATATGCATTGTAGCAAATACGTCATATTAATAAGAACAAGTGCGAGGATTTCCAATGGGTCAACTATTCTTAAAAGACCAAGGGTAAGGAAATGATAAACTAGGGGACGCTGCTCGTCCTTTAATAATTCCTATGCTATTTATAGTGCAATTTACGATATGAGTTTTCATATCTTTGAAGGACTTAAAATATCAGGGTGCAGTTCGTATGTTGATACCATACTTTATAATACTAAAAAAACACAGCTAACCTAAAGCAAAACACTGAAGGATAAACAAGCTTGGAAGAAGATAACCAACGGCTTTTATTAATTTACAGCCAGTATGCCTTGAATGGTCAAAACAATGTAGCTACGTTTAACATGTGTATAAATAGCTAAACCCTACCATCATTTATGAGACAGTGGTATGACAGCATCACACTAGAACATAATTTAAATCTGTTGGAAATAACTTGTTTAATCAAATCTGTGAAACAGACACGAACACCATCGGTTTCAAAAGATAGATGTATGATAAATATGGCTAATATTTCAAGTAAAGTCTTGCAAATATGTGATGGTATTGTATATTTCCTTGTCCAAATCTAGACTGTATTTTTGGCtgtgtttttatacattttaagcAAACGTTTGAGTAAATGATTCCCTGATATGTTGAGAAAagtattttgagtttttcttatAATGATTCCGTGAAAGCTCTTTAGTAATTTAATAATTCTGCCATCAAactattgtttttatctttagtATTAGGTCAATGTCTTTTTTGGAGCACTGTATGTCTACAAGTTATTGCAGACTATTATCGAAACACATTATAGGAAAATTCTTAAGCTACAAAAAGCCAAATTACATTCACAGTAAACG from Mytilus edulis chromosome 7, xbMytEdul2.2, whole genome shotgun sequence encodes the following:
- the LOC139483214 gene encoding protein HtrL-like, with translation MGLVIYVIFLYLCREAASGDVSMKDTRYNDNSATLVTAIYDIGRGNWNNWKRSFLTYIQYFLHILKLNAKLVVFCEKSTEKFIRKEYGHLLHSNVVFIVKRFSKIEFERYRHIIYNIMETDEFKENNTMLQNPEGFSVDYIILMNNKLSFLKEAMEVNIFNSSHFFWIDGGYGHGDANIFRNVQGLTPLRLLALNKTVTFIQLHDTEIYKKYGIRIHKESIDPAFPGGFFGGYKSAVLELYHLYNKMFRSLLIENVVDDDQNAFLFCYFETPRLFNLVKGGWFDAFKMFG